The Marivirga salinae DNA window ATAGCGTGATCATTTGGCTCTATATCAAAGATGGCATCCGATAAAGAAATTTTTCTTCCGGTGTCTTCGCCTGTATGTTTTATAATTGAAAGCTCCATCTTTATTTCTCTATTATTACAAATGAATTTTTAGCACCCGGTACTGACCCACTTACTAAAAGTAAGTTTTTTTCAGGAATCAATTTCAAGACTCTTAAGTTAGTATTCTTAACTCTATCGCCTCCCATTCTTCCAGCCATACGCATACCAGGGAATACTCTTGCCGGATATGAAGCACCACCAATTGAACCCGGTGCTCTTTGTCTATTATGCTGACCATGAGTTGCTTGACCAACTCCACCGAAACCATGACGTTTTACAACACCTTGGAATCCTTTTCCTTTTGAAGTACCTGCAATATCAACAAAATCACCTTCTTCAAAAACATCGCTGATGGTCACTGTTTGACCTAAGTTGTAGTTATCCACGAAAGTATCATAACCTTCATATTCACGAAACTCAACTAGTTTTTTCTTAGGAGTTGTTTGAGCATTTTTAAAGTGCCCTTGCATTGCTTTTGGTGTATTCTTCTCCTTGCGCTCATCGTAGCCCAATTGAATAGCAGAATAACCATCGGTTTCCTCTTTTTTTACTTGTGTAACCACACAAGGACCAGCTTCTATCACCGTGCATGCGACATTTCGTCCATCGACACCGTAGATACTAGTCATTCCGATTTTCTTTCCTATTATTCCAGACATTATTAATTTGATTAACAACCTTTTAGCGGGTTTTACCGTAGCTTTTCCCGAAAGGACTGCAAAGTTAGTAAAATATTATAAGCTACAAAACTTACAACATTAAAAAATGTAAAATTATAAAAAAGAAAAACCAATGATACCCTGACCATTGGTTTTTCTTTTTTTAAATAATAATCTATTACACCTTAATCTCAACATCAACTCCACTAGGAAGCTCAAGTTTCATTAAAGCATCAACTGTTTTTGCGCTATTTGAATAAATGTCAACTAATCTTTTGAAAGTACATAGCTGATACTGCTCACGTGATTTCTTGTTCACGTGAGGAGAACGCAAAACTGTAAATATTTCTTTCTCAGTAGGCAAAGGAATTGGACCACTCACTACTGCACCTGTTGTCTTTACAGCTCTCACAATTTTCTCAGAAGACTTGTCTACTAAATTGTGATCGTATGATTTTAACTTTATTCTAATTTTTTGATTCATGATTCCTAATTATTTAACAGTCTCCCCTTTAGATTTTGCAATTACTTCTTCCGCAATATTACGAGGAACTGGGTCATAGTGTGAAAAAGTTAAGGATGCAGTTGCTCTACCAGAACTAATTGTTCTTAGATCAGTAACATATCCAAATAATTCAGACAATGGAACGTCAGCTCTAATTACTTGAGCTGCACCTTTAGGATCCATCCCTTTCATTAATCCTCTTCTCTTATTTAAATCACCTGTAACTGGACCAGTATATTCTTCTGGAGTAAGTACTTCCACTTTCATTACAGGCTCTAACAATTGAGGGCCCGCTTTTTTAGCAGCTTCTTTAAAACCGATTCTGGCAGCTAATTCAAAAGATAAAGCATCTGAATCGACATCGTGAAAACTACCATGATATAACTCAACTTTCATCGCTTCAATTGGATACCCAGCTAAAGGTCCATTAGACATAGCCTCAGTGAATCCTTTTTGTATTGCAGGGATAAATTCTTTTGGAATTACACCACCCGTAATTTTATTATCAAACTGTAAACCAGGTTGGATTTCTCCTTTTTCATCTGGCTCAGCCGGAGATAACTTAAATACGATATCTGCGAATTTACCTTTACCACCAGATTGCTTTTTATAAACCTCTTTGTGATCAACTAAATTAGAGATAGCTTCTTTGTAAGCAACTTGAGGAGCTCCTTGATTGATATCAACCTTGAATTCTCTTTTCAAACGATCCATGATGATATCCAAGTGTAACTCTCCCATTCCTCTTAGGATAGTTTGACCAGTTTCTTCATCTGTGTTCACAAGAAGAGTAGGATCTTCTTCTACTAATTTGGCAATTGCCATACCCATTTTATCAACATCTGCCTGAGTTTTAGGCTCAATAGCATAGCCAATAACAGGCTCAGGGAATGTCATTGATTCAAGAACGATTTTATGTTTCTCGTTACAAAGCGTATCTCCTGTTTTTATATCTTTAAATCCTACAACCGCAGCAATATCACCAGCATGAAGAGTATCAATTTGGTTTTGCTTATTAGCATGCATTTGGAAGATTCTAGAAATTCTTTCTTTTTTGTTAGTTCTTGTATTAAATACATAAGAACCAGAATCTAAGGTACCTGAATAAGACCTAACAAAGCATAAACGCCCTACGAATGGATCAGTAGCAATTTTAAATGCTAATGCTGCAAACGGATCATCTGACGTTGGCTTTCTAGAGGTTGGCTCGTCAGTATCAGGGTTAGTTCCAATAATTTTGTCTCTATCTAAAGGAGAAGGTAAAAGCTCCATCACATAGTTCAATAAAGTTTGAACACCTTTGTTTTTAAAGGCAGAACCACACAACATAGGAACGAATGCCAAATCTAAGGTAGCCGCTCTTAATGCCGCAATCACTTCATCCTTACTTATTGACTCAGGATCTTCAAAGTATTTCTCCATTAAAGATTCATCATACTCAGCAACTGACTCTAATAAGTGTTCACGATATTCACTCACATCGTCTTTCATGTCAGCAGGTATTTCTACCTCTTCCCAAGTCATACCTTGATCTTCTTCGTTCCAGACAAAGGCTTTCATTTCTACTAAATCAACTACCCCTTTGAAATTACCTTCGGCACCGATAGGCAATTGCAATGGCACTGATTTAGTACCTAACATTTCTTTAACCTGTTTACATACGTTTAAGAAATCGGCCCCATCTCGGTCCATTTTGTTAACGAAACCAAGTCTGGAAACATTATAATTATCAGCTAGTCTCCAGTTAGTTTCTGATTGAGGTTCAACACCATCAACAGCACTAAACAAGAACACTAAACCATCTAATACTCTTAAAGATCTATTTACTTCAACAGTAAAATCAACGTGACCTGGAGTATCAATTATATTAATATGATATTCTTCATCTTTGTAAGGCCAGAAAACAGTTGTTGCAGCAGAAGTAATAGTAATACCTCTTTCTTGCTCCTGTTCCATCCAGTCCATAGTGGCTGCACCATCATGAACCTCACCTAGCTTGTGACTTACACCAGTGTAGTATAAAATCCTTTCAGTAGTAGTAGTTTTTCCGGCATCGATATGTGCTGCGATACCTATATTACGTGTTAGTCTGAGATCTCTTGCCATTATATTAGCTTTTAAAATCTAAAATGAGAAAATGCTTTATTTGCTTCGGCCATACGGTGCGTATCATCTTTCTTTTTGATAGCAGCTCCTTCACCTTTAGAAGCAGCGACAATTTCGCCAGCTAAACGCTCCATCATGGTTTTTTCACCTCTTTTTCTTGAAAAAGTAATCATCCACTTAATTCCAAGAGAAACTTTTCTTTCAGGGCGAACTTCAAGAGGCACTTGGAATGTTGCTCCACCTACTCTTCTACTTTTCACCTCAACTGCAGGAGAAATGTTAGCTAAAGCTTTTTTCCAAACTTCTAAACCGTTCTCTTTTGTTTTTTCTTCCACCAGACTTAGGGCATCGTAAAAAATACCGTAAGCAACACTTTTCTTACCATCAACCATCAGATAGTTAACAAATTTTGTAACCAAAGTATCTCCAAATTTAGGATCTGGAAGGATATATCGTTTTTTAGGTTTTGCTTTCCTCATCGTTTTTTATTTCTTAGGTCTTTTTGCTCCATATTTTGATCTTCTTTGGGTACGACCGTTTACACCGGCAGTATCCAACGCACCCCTAATAATGTGATATCTCACACCGGGTAAATCTTTTACTCTACCACCTCTGATTAACACTATAGAGTGTTCTTGAAGGTTGTGACCTTCACCAGGGATATAAGCGTTTACTTCTTTTTGATTGGTCAACCTAACCCTAGCCACTTTTCTCATTGCTGAGTTTGGCTTTTTTGGAGTGGTGGTATAAACACGAGTACATACACCCCTTCTTTGTGGGCAAGAATCCAAAGCAGGAGATTTTGACTTTGAAGTCAATTTCTTTCTACCCTTTTTAACTAATTGTTGTATAGTAGGCATTTATTATAACTTTATCTTCTATTACTACTTGAGATTTTTAGGACTGCAAAGGTAAAAAATCAGATGCATTATCCAAACACATCTGATTAATTATTTTCACAAAGTCCTAATTTATAAGGAATAAGCTTAAGCTTCTCCAACATTTGACCCGAAATTCATTGGGAATTTCGGTGATTCTTCTGACTGCTTTATTGGACCAAAGTTTTTTTCATACTTATTAATATTGTCCTTTAAAGCATTTAGAAGCCTTTTAGCGTGCTCCGGAGTTACTACAACTCTAGATTTTACCTTTGCTTTTGGCACACCTGGCATTAACCGGATGAAGTCAATCACAAATTCGCTGTTTGAGTGCGCAACCATCGCCAAATTTGCATAAACTCCTTCCGCTACATCATCAGGAAGCTCAATGTTAATTTGGTTTTGTTGTTTCTTATTACCTTTATTTTCCTCCATTATTATTGGATTTATATTTAAAAGAAAGACTGAATTAAGCTTCAGTCTTTTCTTCTTTTACTTTACTTTCTTTCATGCTATCAAGCTCATCCTTAGAGCCTACAATCATTTCACTCCAATCTTTCAGACCAGTACCTGCAGGGATTAAATGTCCTACAATCACATTCTCTTTAAGACCATTTAAATGATCTGCTTTACCTCTGATAGAAGCTTCACTTAGAACTTTTGTAGTTTCCTGGAATGAAGCAGCTGAAATAAAGCTTTCAGTACCTAAAGAAGATTGTGTAATACCTTGTAATGTTGGTTTTGAAACTGCTGGTTCAGCGTCCCTAGTTTTCACCAATTTCAAATCTTTTCTTTTCAGCGTAGAGATTTCATCTCTTAATTTTCTAGCTGAAATGATTTGACCCGGCTTCAAGTTAGGTGAATCACCTGCATCAGTTACCACTTTCATATCCAACACTCTGTCGTTTTCTTCTCTGAAAACAAATCTATCCACAACTTGATTAGGTAAGAATGTAGTATCTCCAGATTCTAAGACCTGAACTTTCTGCATCATTTGTCTTACGATAACTTCGATGTGCTTATCATTGATCTTCACACCTTGTAATCGGTAAACTTCCTGAATTTCATTTACAATGTATTCTTGAACTGCAGTTGGTCCTTTAATTGACAAAATATCAGAAGGTGTAGTAGCACCATCAGATAGTGCATAACCTGCTTTCACAAAGTCATTATCCTGAACCAAGATATGTTTAGATAGGGATACCAAGTATCTCTTCTTAACACCATCTTTAGATTCAATAAATATTTCTCTGTTACCTCTTTTAATTCCTCCGAAAGTTACAACACCATCAATCTCAGATACTACTGCAGGGTTTGAAGGATTTCTTGCTTCAAACAACTCTGTTACTCGAGGTAGACCCCCTGTAATATCTTTAGATTTACTTGTTGACCTTGGAATCTTAGCCAAAATCTGACCTGGTTTAATGGTAACTCCTTCGTCAACAGAGCATGTGAGCTCCAACCGGAATATTATAAGTTTTAGGATCCTGACCTTTTGTATTTACAATAACAGCAGGGTTCTTAGTTTTATCTTTTGTATCGATAATAACTTTCTCTCTGTGTCCTGTTTGCTCATCAGATTCCTCTTTGTAGGTAATTCCTTCTTCAATACTTTCGAATTCAGTTACACCTTCAAATTCAGAAAGAATTACAGCATTATATGGATCCCAGAAACATAATTCCTGATCTTTTTCAACTTTTTCTCCTTCTTTAACCTTAAGTGTTGCACTGTAAGGAACATGATTACTCATCAATACTTTTTTGCTCTTAGGATCGATGATTTTGATTTCACCAGATCTTCCCATCACAACAGTTCTTGATTCGCCTTCATCATCCGTAGATTGAATAGCTCTTAAGTCTTCGAATTCTACAATACCACCAGTCTTCGCTTTTATAGTAGCTTCAACAGCAATGTTAGAAGCAGTACCCCCAACGTGGAAGGTTCTCAATGTTAACTGAGTACCTGGCTCACCGATTGATTGTGCTGCAATTACACCAACTGAATCACCTTTTTGAGCAATCTTAGATGTTGCTAAGTTTCTACCATAACACTTGCTACAAACTCCTTGACGAGTTTCACAAGTTAATACAGATCTTATTTCAACTTCTTCAATTAAAGCTTCATCAATTTTATCACAAATATCATCAGTGATAGTTTCACCTGATTCAACTATCAATTCCTCAGTTTGTGGATGGTAAACGTCATGAACACTCACTCTACCAAGAATACGCTCATATAGTGACTCAACAACTTCATCATTATCTTTTAATGCAGAAACATTCAATCCTCTTAAAGATCCACAATCCACATCATTCACAACAACATCCTGAGCAACATCAACAAGTCTTCTTGTTAAATAACCAGCATCAGCAGTTTTCAATGCAGTATCGGCAAGACCTTTTCTAGCACCGTGAGTAGAGATAAAGTACTCAATAACATCCAATCCTTCACGGAAGTTAGATAAAATTGGGTTTTCAATAATACCTCCTACTGAACCTGCTAGGTTTTTCTGTGGCTTAGCCATCAAACCTCTCATACCACCCAACTGACGAATCTGCTCTCTTGAACCACGGGCTCCAGAGTGCATCATCATATAGATAGAGTTAAATCCTTGATTATCCTCTTCTAATTGTTGCATCAAGGTATTAGTCAATTGAGAGTTGATTCTAGTCCAAATATCAATTACCTGATTATAACGCTCATTATCTGTGATAAGACCCATTAGGTAATTGTTCCAAACTACATCAACTTCTTCCTTGGCTTGCTCCACTAAAGTATCTTTAACTTCAGGAACCATAATATCACCAAGTCCCATAGAAAGACCGCCCTTATAGGCACTCATGAATCCTAATTCTTTGATATTATCTAAGAAATTAGCCGTTTTAGCAGAACCCGCAATTTTATAAACGTGTGCAATTATACCTTGCAAGTTTTTCTTAGTCAATAATTGATCAATATAACCTACCTCTTCAGGTACGCTTTCATTGAAAATTACACGACCAGCAACTGTTTCTATTAACTTAGTTTCTAGCTCACCATCAGCATTTCGAACTTTAGTTCTCAATTTGATATTTGCATGCTTAGAAACTTTTTTCTCATTGATAGCAATAATTACTTCTTCAGAACTGTAAAAGCTTTTACCTTCTCCTAATACTGGCTCTTCTTTAGTAGATTTTCTACCTTTAGAAACATAATACAGACCCAAAACCATATCCTGAGAAGGAACAGTAATAGGTGCCCCGTTAGCCGGGTTTAATATATTATGAGAAGAAAGCATTAAAGTTGAAGCTTCCAAAATTGCTTCATGTCCTAAAGGAACGTGAACCGCCATTTGGTCACCATCAAAATCGGCATTAAATGCAGTACATGCTAATGGGTGTAACTGAATTGCTTTACCTTCAATCAATTTAGGTTGGAATGCTTGGATACCTAACCTGTGAAGTGTTGGAGCCCTGTTTAATAATACAGGATGTCCTTTCATCACGTTCTCCAAAATATCCCAAACCACAGGGTCTTTTCTGTCAACAATCTTCTTAGCAGATTTAACAGTTTTAACAATTCCCCTTTCGATTAATTTTCTAATAATAAAAGGCTTGAAAAGCTCAGCTGCCATATTCTTAGGCAAACCACATTCGTGCATTTTCAATTCAGGTCCAACAACAATTACTGAACGACCAGAATAATCCACCCTTTTACCTAATAAGTTTTGACGGAATCTACCTTGCTTTCCTTTCAACATATCTGAAAGTGATTTCAAGGCTCTGTTACCATCAGATCTTACAGCATTTACTTTTCTAGAGTTATCAAACAATGAATCTACAGCTTCCTGCAACATCCTTTTTTCATTTCTAAGGATAACTTCAGGAGCTTTGATATCGATCAACCTTTTCAAACGGTTGTTTCTGATAATAACTCTTCTGTATAAATCATTTAAATCAGAAGTAGCAAATCTACCACCATCAAGAGGCACTAAAGGTCTCAATTCAGGCGGAATAACAGGTACCATTCTGATAATCATCCATTCCGGACGGTTTTCAATTCTTGTTCTAGCATCACGGAAAGCTTCCACTACTCTCAATCTTTTTAAAGCTTCTGCTTTTCTTTGCTGAGAAGTATCTGTAGCTGCTTGATGTCTTAATT harbors:
- the rpsJ gene encoding 30S ribosomal protein S10, with the translated sequence MNQKIRIKLKSYDHNLVDKSSEKIVRAVKTTGAVVSGPIPLPTEKEIFTVLRSPHVNKKSREQYQLCTFKRLVDIYSNSAKTVDALMKLELPSGVDVEIKV
- a CDS encoding DUF3467 domain-containing protein, which gives rise to MEENKGNKKQQNQINIELPDDVAEGVYANLAMVAHSNSEFVIDFIRLMPGVPKAKVKSRVVVTPEHAKRLLNALKDNINKYEKNFGPIKQSEESPKFPMNFGSNVGEA
- the rpsL gene encoding 30S ribosomal protein S12, whose product is MPTIQQLVKKGRKKLTSKSKSPALDSCPQRRGVCTRVYTTTPKKPNSAMRKVARVRLTNQKEVNAYIPGEGHNLQEHSIVLIRGGRVKDLPGVRYHIIRGALDTAGVNGRTQRRSKYGAKRPKK
- the fusA gene encoding elongation factor G is translated as MARDLRLTRNIGIAAHIDAGKTTTTERILYYTGVSHKLGEVHDGAATMDWMEQEQERGITITSAATTVFWPYKDEEYHINIIDTPGHVDFTVEVNRSLRVLDGLVFLFSAVDGVEPQSETNWRLADNYNVSRLGFVNKMDRDGADFLNVCKQVKEMLGTKSVPLQLPIGAEGNFKGVVDLVEMKAFVWNEEDQGMTWEEVEIPADMKDDVSEYREHLLESVAEYDESLMEKYFEDPESISKDEVIAALRAATLDLAFVPMLCGSAFKNKGVQTLLNYVMELLPSPLDRDKIIGTNPDTDEPTSRKPTSDDPFAALAFKIATDPFVGRLCFVRSYSGTLDSGSYVFNTRTNKKERISRIFQMHANKQNQIDTLHAGDIAAVVGFKDIKTGDTLCNEKHKIVLESMTFPEPVIGYAIEPKTQADVDKMGMAIAKLVEEDPTLLVNTDEETGQTILRGMGELHLDIIMDRLKREFKVDINQGAPQVAYKEAISNLVDHKEVYKKQSGGKGKFADIVFKLSPAEPDEKGEIQPGLQFDNKITGGVIPKEFIPAIQKGFTEAMSNGPLAGYPIEAMKVELYHGSFHDVDSDALSFELAARIGFKEAAKKAGPQLLEPVMKVEVLTPEEYTGPVTGDLNKRRGLMKGMDPKGAAQVIRADVPLSELFGYVTDLRTISSGRATASLTFSHYDPVPRNIAEEVIAKSKGETVK
- the rplC gene encoding 50S ribosomal protein L3, with the translated sequence MSGIIGKKIGMTSIYGVDGRNVACTVIEAGPCVVTQVKKEETDGYSAIQLGYDERKEKNTPKAMQGHFKNAQTTPKKKLVEFREYEGYDTFVDNYNLGQTVTISDVFEEGDFVDIAGTSKGKGFQGVVKRHGFGGVGQATHGQHNRQRAPGSIGGASYPARVFPGMRMAGRMGGDRVKNTNLRVLKLIPEKNLLLVSGSVPGAKNSFVIIEK
- the rpsG gene encoding 30S ribosomal protein S7, with translation MRKAKPKKRYILPDPKFGDTLVTKFVNYLMVDGKKSVAYGIFYDALSLVEEKTKENGLEVWKKALANISPAVEVKSRRVGGATFQVPLEVRPERKVSLGIKWMITFSRKRGEKTMMERLAGEIVAASKGEGAAIKKKDDTHRMAEANKAFSHFRF